A section of the Falco biarmicus isolate bFalBia1 chromosome 3, bFalBia1.pri, whole genome shotgun sequence genome encodes:
- the ZBTB17 gene encoding zinc finger and BTB domain-containing protein 17 isoform X1 encodes MTDGCVETDLSTRKGESSGGEPQLSCAQTWSSGYLRSSQRRAMDFPQHSKQVLEQLNQQRQLGLLCDCTFVVDGIDFKAHKAVLAACSEYFRMLFVDQKDVVHLDISNAAGLGQVLEFMYTAKLSLNSDNVEDVLAVAGFLQMQEIVSACHALKSLTVPAVSPAESQQPPAQIGADKATVKDKASVTEALGDLDKTKPVPPDAEGKEETPAATAAHPEAQVEQLGGQEGADAAIQDGSNANFPSHRQPAESVAGSGSTTAKGSVSQGAETGEMELEGKEEEGEMTAEEEEETKIPKEGQPQLENGENAEDNESGSTDSGQENSGETRLLRSGTYSDRTESKAYGSVTHKCEDCGKEFTHTGNFKRHIRIHTGEKPFSCRECNKAFSDPAACKAHEKTHSPLKPYGCEECGKSYRLISLLNLHKKRHTGEAKYRCDDCGKLFTTSGNLKRHQLVHSGEKPYQCDYCGRSFSDPTSKMRHLETHDTDKEHKCPHCDKKFNQVGNLKAHLKIHIADGPLKCRECGKQFTTSGNLKRHLRIHSGEKPYVCVHCQRQFADPGALQRHVRIHTGEKPCQCLICGKAFTQASSLIAHVRQHTGEKPYVCERCGKRFVQSSQLANHIRHHDNIRPHKCTVCNKAFVNVGDLSKHIIIHTGEKPFLCDKCGRGFNRVDNLRSHVKTVHQGKAGIKILEPEEGDEVNIVTVASDDMVTLATEALAATAVTQLTVVPVAAAVTADETEALKAEITKAVKQVQEADPNTQILYACDSCGEKFLDATSLAQHVRIHTAQALVMFQADTDFYQQYGTAAAWQTEQVIPAGELLFRTRDGPPETPATPLAPQPTAGEGQPPPE; translated from the exons ATGACG GATGGCTGCGTAGAGACTGACTTGAGTACCAGGAAGGGGGAAAGCTCTGGAGGAGAGCCGCAACTGTCTTGCGCGCAGACTTGGTCCTCTGGATATCTCCGCTCCTCGCAGCGCAGGG CCATGGATTTCCCCCAACACAGCAAGCAAGTCCTGGAACAGCTGAACCAGCAGCGGCAGCTGGGTTTGCTGTGCGACTGCACCTTCGTGGTGGACGGCATCGACTTCAAGGCCCACAAAGCcgtgctggcagcctgcagcGAGTATTTCAGGATGCTCTTCGTTGACCAGAAGGATGTGGTGCACCTCGACATCAGCAACGCGGCAG GCCTGGGCCAGGTTTTGGAGTTCATGTACACGGCTAAGCTAAGCCTAAACTCCGACAACGTGGAAGACGTGCTGGCCGTGGCGGGTTTCCTGCAGATGCAGGAGATCGTCAGTGCTTGCCACGCTCTCAAGTCCCTCACTGTGCCGGCAGTAAGCCCTGCCGagagccagcagccccctgcccagatCG GGGCCGACAAGGCGACCGTCAAGGACAAGGCGTCGGTGACAGAAGCACTGGGTGACCTtgacaaaaccaaaccagttcCTCCCGACGcggaggggaaggaagagacgcccgcagccacagcagctcacCCCGAGGCGCAGGTGGAGCAGCTGGGTGGCCAAGAAG GGGCTGATGCTGCCATCCAGGATGGCTCCAACGCCAATTTTCCCAGCCACCGGCAGCCAGCGGAGAGCGTCGCCGGCAGCGGCAGCACCACAGCAAAGGGCAGCGTCTCTCAGGGTGCCGAAACAGGAG AGATGGagctggaagggaaggaggaagagggggagatgacggcagaggaggaagaggagactAAAATCCCCAAGgaagggcagccccagctggagAATGGAGAAAATGCTGAAGATAACGAATCGGGGAGCACCGACTCCGGGCAGGAAAACTCGGGTGAAACCCGTCTGCTGCGTTCCGGTACTTACAGTGACAGGACTGAGTCGAAAGCCTACGGCTCCGTCACGCACAAGTGTGAG GACTGCGGCAAGGAGTTCACCCACACCGGTAACTTCAAGCGGCACATCCGTATCCACACCGGCGAGAAACCCTTCTCCTGCAGGGAGTGTAACAAAGCCTTCTCCGACCCGGCTGCGTGCAAAGCCCATGAGAAGACGCACAG CCCCTTGAAGCCCTACGGCTGCGAGGAGTGTGGGAAGAGCTACCGCCTCATCAGCCTGCTGAACCTCCACAAGAAACGGCACACGGGAGAGGCCAAATACCGCTGTGACGACTGTGGCAAGCTCTTCACCACCTCTGGCAACCTGAAACGGCACCAGCTGGTCCACAGCGGGGAGAAACCGTACCAGTGCGACTACTGCGGGCGCTCCTTCTCCGATCCCACCTCGAAAATGCGGCACCTGGAGACCCACGACACCGACAAGGAGCACAAGTGTCCCCACTGCGACAAGAAATTCAACCAG GTGGGGAACTTGAAGGCTCACTTGAAGATTCACATCGCGGATGGGCCCCTGAAGTGCCGGGAGTGCGGCAAACAGTTCACCACTTCAG GAAACCTGAAGCGGCACCTCCGGATCCACAGCGGGGAGAAACCCTACGTCTGCGTCCACTGCCAGCGCCAATTCGCCGACCCCGGCGCGCTGCAGCGGCACGTCCGCATCCACACCG GAGAGAAGCCATGCCAGTGCTTGATCTGTGGGAAGGCCTTCACCCAAGCGAGCTCCCTCATCGCCCACGTGCGCCAGCACACGGGGGAGAAGCCCTACGTCTGCGAACGCTGCGGCAAGAG gtTCGTGCAGTCGAGCCAACTGGCCAACCACATCCGGCACCATGACAATATCCGACCCCACAAATGCACCGTCTGCAACAAAGCCTTCGTCAATGTGGGCGATCTCTCCAAACATATCATTATCCACACCG GGGAGAAGCCGTTCCTGTGCGACAAGTGCGGCCGAGGTTTCAACCGGGTGGACAACCTGCGTTCCCACGTGAAGACGGTGCATCAGGGCAAGGCCGGCATCAAAATCCTCGAGCCGGAGGAAGGCGACGAGGTCAACATCGTCACGGTGGCTTCCGATGACATGGTGACGCTGGCCACCGAGGCGCTGGCGGCCACCGCTGTCACACAGCTCACAG TGGTGCCGGTAGCCGCCGCCGTGACGGCGGACGAGACTGAAGCACTTAAAGCCGAGATCACCAAAGCAGTGAAGCAAGTGCAAGAAGCAG ACCCCAACACCCAGATCCTCTACGCCTGCGATTCCTGTGGGGAAAAATTCCTGGATGCCACGAGCCTGGCGCAGCACGTCCGCATCCACACGGCCCAAGCCCTCGTCATGTTCCAGGCTGACACGGACTTTTACCAGCAATACGGAACCGCCGCCGCCTGGCAAACGGAGCAGGTCATTCCCGCCGGAGAACTCCTCTTCCGAACTCGGGATGGTCCCCCCGAGACCCCCGCCACCCCCCTGGctccccagcccacagctggggaGGGTCAGCCGCCCCCCGAGTGA
- the ZBTB17 gene encoding zinc finger and BTB domain-containing protein 17 isoform X2: protein MDFPQHSKQVLEQLNQQRQLGLLCDCTFVVDGIDFKAHKAVLAACSEYFRMLFVDQKDVVHLDISNAAGLGQVLEFMYTAKLSLNSDNVEDVLAVAGFLQMQEIVSACHALKSLTVPAVSPAESQQPPAQIGADKATVKDKASVTEALGDLDKTKPVPPDAEGKEETPAATAAHPEAQVEQLGGQEGADAAIQDGSNANFPSHRQPAESVAGSGSTTAKGSVSQGAETGEMELEGKEEEGEMTAEEEEETKIPKEGQPQLENGENAEDNESGSTDSGQENSGETRLLRSGTYSDRTESKAYGSVTHKCEDCGKEFTHTGNFKRHIRIHTGEKPFSCRECNKAFSDPAACKAHEKTHSPLKPYGCEECGKSYRLISLLNLHKKRHTGEAKYRCDDCGKLFTTSGNLKRHQLVHSGEKPYQCDYCGRSFSDPTSKMRHLETHDTDKEHKCPHCDKKFNQVGNLKAHLKIHIADGPLKCRECGKQFTTSGNLKRHLRIHSGEKPYVCVHCQRQFADPGALQRHVRIHTGEKPCQCLICGKAFTQASSLIAHVRQHTGEKPYVCERCGKRFVQSSQLANHIRHHDNIRPHKCTVCNKAFVNVGDLSKHIIIHTGEKPFLCDKCGRGFNRVDNLRSHVKTVHQGKAGIKILEPEEGDEVNIVTVASDDMVTLATEALAATAVTQLTVVPVAAAVTADETEALKAEITKAVKQVQEADPNTQILYACDSCGEKFLDATSLAQHVRIHTAQALVMFQADTDFYQQYGTAAAWQTEQVIPAGELLFRTRDGPPETPATPLAPQPTAGEGQPPPE, encoded by the exons ATGGATTTCCCCCAACACAGCAAGCAAGTCCTGGAACAGCTGAACCAGCAGCGGCAGCTGGGTTTGCTGTGCGACTGCACCTTCGTGGTGGACGGCATCGACTTCAAGGCCCACAAAGCcgtgctggcagcctgcagcGAGTATTTCAGGATGCTCTTCGTTGACCAGAAGGATGTGGTGCACCTCGACATCAGCAACGCGGCAG GCCTGGGCCAGGTTTTGGAGTTCATGTACACGGCTAAGCTAAGCCTAAACTCCGACAACGTGGAAGACGTGCTGGCCGTGGCGGGTTTCCTGCAGATGCAGGAGATCGTCAGTGCTTGCCACGCTCTCAAGTCCCTCACTGTGCCGGCAGTAAGCCCTGCCGagagccagcagccccctgcccagatCG GGGCCGACAAGGCGACCGTCAAGGACAAGGCGTCGGTGACAGAAGCACTGGGTGACCTtgacaaaaccaaaccagttcCTCCCGACGcggaggggaaggaagagacgcccgcagccacagcagctcacCCCGAGGCGCAGGTGGAGCAGCTGGGTGGCCAAGAAG GGGCTGATGCTGCCATCCAGGATGGCTCCAACGCCAATTTTCCCAGCCACCGGCAGCCAGCGGAGAGCGTCGCCGGCAGCGGCAGCACCACAGCAAAGGGCAGCGTCTCTCAGGGTGCCGAAACAGGAG AGATGGagctggaagggaaggaggaagagggggagatgacggcagaggaggaagaggagactAAAATCCCCAAGgaagggcagccccagctggagAATGGAGAAAATGCTGAAGATAACGAATCGGGGAGCACCGACTCCGGGCAGGAAAACTCGGGTGAAACCCGTCTGCTGCGTTCCGGTACTTACAGTGACAGGACTGAGTCGAAAGCCTACGGCTCCGTCACGCACAAGTGTGAG GACTGCGGCAAGGAGTTCACCCACACCGGTAACTTCAAGCGGCACATCCGTATCCACACCGGCGAGAAACCCTTCTCCTGCAGGGAGTGTAACAAAGCCTTCTCCGACCCGGCTGCGTGCAAAGCCCATGAGAAGACGCACAG CCCCTTGAAGCCCTACGGCTGCGAGGAGTGTGGGAAGAGCTACCGCCTCATCAGCCTGCTGAACCTCCACAAGAAACGGCACACGGGAGAGGCCAAATACCGCTGTGACGACTGTGGCAAGCTCTTCACCACCTCTGGCAACCTGAAACGGCACCAGCTGGTCCACAGCGGGGAGAAACCGTACCAGTGCGACTACTGCGGGCGCTCCTTCTCCGATCCCACCTCGAAAATGCGGCACCTGGAGACCCACGACACCGACAAGGAGCACAAGTGTCCCCACTGCGACAAGAAATTCAACCAG GTGGGGAACTTGAAGGCTCACTTGAAGATTCACATCGCGGATGGGCCCCTGAAGTGCCGGGAGTGCGGCAAACAGTTCACCACTTCAG GAAACCTGAAGCGGCACCTCCGGATCCACAGCGGGGAGAAACCCTACGTCTGCGTCCACTGCCAGCGCCAATTCGCCGACCCCGGCGCGCTGCAGCGGCACGTCCGCATCCACACCG GAGAGAAGCCATGCCAGTGCTTGATCTGTGGGAAGGCCTTCACCCAAGCGAGCTCCCTCATCGCCCACGTGCGCCAGCACACGGGGGAGAAGCCCTACGTCTGCGAACGCTGCGGCAAGAG gtTCGTGCAGTCGAGCCAACTGGCCAACCACATCCGGCACCATGACAATATCCGACCCCACAAATGCACCGTCTGCAACAAAGCCTTCGTCAATGTGGGCGATCTCTCCAAACATATCATTATCCACACCG GGGAGAAGCCGTTCCTGTGCGACAAGTGCGGCCGAGGTTTCAACCGGGTGGACAACCTGCGTTCCCACGTGAAGACGGTGCATCAGGGCAAGGCCGGCATCAAAATCCTCGAGCCGGAGGAAGGCGACGAGGTCAACATCGTCACGGTGGCTTCCGATGACATGGTGACGCTGGCCACCGAGGCGCTGGCGGCCACCGCTGTCACACAGCTCACAG TGGTGCCGGTAGCCGCCGCCGTGACGGCGGACGAGACTGAAGCACTTAAAGCCGAGATCACCAAAGCAGTGAAGCAAGTGCAAGAAGCAG ACCCCAACACCCAGATCCTCTACGCCTGCGATTCCTGTGGGGAAAAATTCCTGGATGCCACGAGCCTGGCGCAGCACGTCCGCATCCACACGGCCCAAGCCCTCGTCATGTTCCAGGCTGACACGGACTTTTACCAGCAATACGGAACCGCCGCCGCCTGGCAAACGGAGCAGGTCATTCCCGCCGGAGAACTCCTCTTCCGAACTCGGGATGGTCCCCCCGAGACCCCCGCCACCCCCCTGGctccccagcccacagctggggaGGGTCAGCCGCCCCCCGAGTGA
- the HSPB7 gene encoding heat shock protein beta-7 encodes MNVQSSAAFRSEHSFHRAASPAGTMELFGSFVRPRGETLGFPARPGNTGAVKTLGNTYQFTVDVTDFAPEDIIVTTSNNQIEVHAEKLAADGTVMNTFTHKCQLPEDVDPTSVSSSLGDDGTLTIRAQRQPAKHTDHVQQTFRTEIKI; translated from the exons ATGAACGTGCAATCCTCGGCTGCTTTCCGATCGGAGCACAGCTTCCACCGGGCAGCGTCGCCCGCCGGCACCATGGAGCTTTTTGGGAGCTTCGTCCGGCCCCGCGGCGAGACCTTGGGGTTCCCAG CTCGGCCTGGCAACACCGGCGCGGTGAAGACCTTGGGCAACACCTATCAGTTCACAGTGGATGTCACCGACTTCGCCCCCGAGGACATCATCGTCACCACCTCCAACAACCAGATCGAGGTGCATGCCGAGAAG ctggCCGCAGACGGCACCGTCATGAACACCTTCACCCACAAATGCCAGCTGCCCGAAGACGTGGACCCCACATCGGTGTCGTCCTCGCTGGGGGATGACGGCACGCTGACCATCCGGGCTCAGCGACAGCCCGCCAAGCACACCGACCATGTCCAGCAAACCTTCCGGACTGAGATCAAGATCTGA